The window CTGGAGAGAACTGGCTGCCTTATTGCACCAAAATTAGACGAGGTTGCGCATCACCCCCTGATAAAGGTATATACCTGCTCGGATGTGGAGGAAGTCAGCGGGTACATAGGGAACTTCACAGCACAGATTCGAAACAGGGCTTGCTTTGTAGACAGGGGCCGATGTACTGCCTGTGGGTTGTGTCTGGACAGGTGTCCGGTATCCGTGCCATCGGAGTTTGACCGGGGGCTTTCCCGGCGAAAAGCGATTGAGATACCGGCACTCGGTGCAGTACCCTTCCGACCACGTATAGACGCTACTAAGTGCCTTCACTTCAATGATGGGGAGTGTAGTGCCTGCCAGGAAATCTGTCCTGCGGGAGCGATTGACTTCGCAGATGAGGATACGTTTGTCGATGAAGCAGTGGGCGCAATCATTGCTGCCCCCGGATATGACCTGCTGCCACCGGACCGTACCGCGGCCATCCCTCGGGACCCTGATATTATCGATGGCCTTCAGTTTGAGAGAATTCTTTCGCCAACAGGTCCTACCGGAGGTGAAATCAGGAGACCTTCCGATGGCCGGATACCGCAGGAAATAGTCTTCATCTCCTGTGTCGGGTCGCGAGACCCTGAAAATGGTGTGCCGTATTGTTCTCGCGTCTGCTGTATGTATATCGCCAAGCAGGCCCTGCTCTACCGGCAGTCTGTCCCCGAGGGTCAGGCATATATTTTCTACACGGATATGCGTTCCGATGCCAGGGACTTCGAGGAATTCGTGCAGGGAGCAATGAATGATAGTGGCATCCTCTATCTGCGGGGTGATACACCGACGATGCTACGCGATGGCGATAATATTCGGATACTGGGAGTGGATACGCTGGCTGCGAAAGATATAGAAATTTCTGCCGACCTGGTGGTGCTGGCAAGGGCAATAATACCTCGTGCCATCACCAAAGAGCTAGGCAGGACACTGAACATCGCCTCCGACGAGCAAGGTTTCCTTACAGAGGCACATATTAAGCTCCGCCCCGTGGAAACTCTGACTGCCGGTATCTTCCTGGCCGGTACGGCACAGTGGCCACGAGACATACCGGACACCATAACCTCGGCAAGCGGCGCTGCCAGCAAGGTATTGTCACTCTTTTCTCAGGGTGAACTTCTACGCGAACCTGTAGTTGCATCGGTAGATGAAGAGACCTGTACCGGCTGCGGACAGTGTGTTTCGGTCTGTACCTACCATGCAATAGAGGTAGATGCAAGGACGAAAGTTGCCATTGTTAACGAGGCATTATGCGAAGGCTGTGGTGCCTGTTCTGTAACCTGCCCTTCCAAGGCAATGCAACTGAAGAACTGGACTCACCGGCAGTATTTTGCGATGATTGATGTGGCTGTCCGGTGATAAATGCACAGGAAATCCACGGAGAGTGCTGATGAGTGAGATAGAAGACAAACGGGGCCGGAGTGAGCAGAGCAAAAGCCTGCCGGCCGGACCTCGGAGTACCACCGGAACCGGTAAGCTGATTCCGGTATACGTCATGGGCAAGCAGTACATGGTCCCGGAGACGCTGACCATTATGAAAGCCATGGAGTACGCCGGGTTCAAATTTATCCGTGGCTGCGGCTGCCGGGGTGGTATCTGCGGGGCCTGTGCCACAGTGTACCGTAAGGAAGGTGAGTATAAGCTTCGCGTTGGGCTTGCCTGCCAGACGGTAGTCGAACCGAACATGTACCTGACACAAATCCCGTTCTATCCGGCAAATCGCGCTCGTTACGACTTCTCCAAACTTACGTCGGCCCCGGAAGAGATATACAAGCTCTACCCGGAGCTGTTCCGCTGCATTGCCTGCAACCTCTGCACCAAAGCCTGTCCGATGGATGTTCAGATGATGGACGTTATCTCCGCACTCAAGCAAGGGGATATTGCCAGGGCAGCCATGCTTTCGTTTAGCTGTATCCAGTGTGGCCTGTGTGCCAGTCGGTGCATGGGTGAACTACCCCAGTATCATATCGCCCAGCTGGCCAGGAGGATATACGGGAGTAAAATTGTTCCCCGAGCCGAACACCTGGGCCGGGCAGTCAAAGCTATTAACGAAGGCAGACATGAGGAATGGTTGAGAATGCTCATGAAGATGAGCGAAGAGGAACTACACAGTAGATACCAGGAGCGTGAGATGGAACCCCCAATGGCCGGTGAAGACTGGGTCCCGGTCAATGCTGAATACCTCTAGGAGCAGAGCATGTCATACACACCGGAACTGCAAGAACTCATAAAGGCCGTAGAAAAAACCAGACCGGAAAGGATAGCCAGGAAGCAGCGGGGAGAGGAATTCTCCGCGATGTCCCTTGAGGAGCGTGATGCAATCCTCAAGAAGTACCACCCGGACCACCAGCCAACCGGTCGGCGGGCTTTGAAGGTGGGGCCTAACAAGGGCTACATTGTGCCGGATGAGTTTGCCGATATCTTTGAAGCCAGGAGCCGGGTCGACCCGGACATAGTGGACCTGTCGAATCCATCTATCGATACCGATGTCCTCATTATCGGGGGAGGGGGAGCCGGCACAGCAGCCGCACTTCTTGCTGATGAGGAGGGAGCGCAGATAGTCATTGCTACCAAACTCCGTCATGGTGACGCCAATACCATGATGGCGGAGGGCGGCATCCAGGCGGCATCCAAAACGGAAAAGGACTCTCCTTATTTCCACTACCTGGACGTAATGGGTGGCGGCCACTTCAAATGCGTCCCGGAGCTGGTGTACACACTGGTTACTCAGGCACCCGATGTTCTACAGTGGCTGGAAAAGCTGGGGATGATGTTCGACAAATACCCTGACGGCAGGTTGAACTCCATGCACGGCGGTGGTACCAGCCGGAAGAGAATGCACTCTTCCGGAGACATCACCGGCGCCGAGATTATGCGCACAATACGGGACGAAGCGCGCAATCGTGAGAACATCACGGTGATGGAGTTTGTTCCTGCGGTGGAGTTGCTGTTGGACGAACACGGGCACTGTGCCGGCGCCCTGCTCTACAACCTGGAAACCGAGGAGTATATTGTGGTCAGGGCCAAAGCCACAATACTGGCTGCCGGTGGTAGCGGTCGATTACATATCCGGGGATTCATGACTACCAACCATTACGGGGCTACGGCGGACGGTCTCGTTATGGGCTACCGGGCTGGTGTAGAGGTATCTTTCCTGCATACCGTCCAGTACCATCCTACCGGAGCAGTGTTCCCGGAGCAGGTAGAAGGCCTGCTGATTACCGAGAAGTTCCGTGGCGCGGGCGCGAACATGGTGAACATCCAGGGCAACCAGTTCGTCAACGAGCGAGAGCCACGGGACGTGGAATCTGCCGCCTTCATCAGGGAGTGTCTGGAGAGGAAGTTGGGAGTTCCTACGCCTGCGGGCCGGCTGGGTATCTGGCTGGACTCACCGATGATTGATGCCCTGTCCGGAGAAGGTACCGTGGAGAGAGAGTTCCCGGGTAAGTCCATTCTCTTTCGGAGGCAGGGGATAGATATCTCAAAGGAGCCGATGCTGGTCTACCCCACGCTTCACTATCAGAACGGCGGGTTAAAGATAGATTCCGATTGTCGCACATCCATCCCCGGACTTCTGGCCGCCGGTGAAGTCACCGGTGGAATCCATGGTGAGAACCGCCTGATGGGTAATTCCCTGCTTGACGTGCTCGTTTTCGGGAGAATAGCCGGGAGTAACGCCGCCACTTTCGCCCGCGAAAATGCTGCTAAAGGCAAACTGACCCTTGACCACGTCCGTGACTTTCATCGGGAGTTAGAGACAGCAGGCGCGGCCGACAGCAGGGTAGCCCCGATGCTCCTTCCTGATTACACCGACCCCGAGGTACGCAAGAAACAGCTCACCAGCCATTATCTGGGCACTCTGAGATAAGCCGGTTTCGGAGTCTTGCCTCCCGCGGTAAATGCTCATGGTGGATATTGTTGTCCGCCGTTAACGGAGCATTGTCGAAGCTATTACAGGCGTGTCGACTTTATAAGACACTACACTGCACTTATCAATATACCTCGTGGATATTAAGATCCGGAGAAATAAGGTAAAGATTAACTAACGGTGAGCGAAAGTATCGGTAAATAAATGCAGGTATGCGAAAGTGGCTTCAACCTGTGCGAGGTAACCGCCATGCTACCCGGGTACGATGCAGTTCAGTGGAAGATGCCCAGTCCGGACAGGATTGCCAGTATTCCGGAGCAGAAAACAATGGCTATCGAGAGCATCCTGAAGAAATGTTCGTTTATTTTGCGAAATGCCAGCATTCCAATGCCGACACCGACCAACATCGCGGGCGCAAGAGACACTGCGGTTACAACCAAAGGGATATCTACCAGCCCGGCAATGAAAAGGCCTAACAGTGTGAACAGGGAGGCAACGAGGAAGTACGCAGCCAGGCTGGGGTGAATCACCTCCTTGGGCCACTTCTGGTTATGCATGAAAAGAACAACCGGTGGACCTCCCAGGCTGGTTGAGCTGTTGAGAATGCCACTGAGGAAACCGGCGACCACGGCAATTGGTTTCTCTCTCTGGAAGGTTCTGGAGAAACCGATGGCAAGAGGTACGGCGAAAAACACGATTACTGCTCCGATGAGGACCTTCAGTGCGGAAGGGCTGATGGCCGTTATCACCAGCACTCCCAGAGGGATACCCATCAGGCTACCGGCAATCATGGAAAGAATCCTTCTCAGGTCCAATCCTCTGAATGAAGAACCCAGGACCATGATATGGCTGAGCACACCAAGAATCAGGCTGACAACGACCACGGACTTAGGTTCGAGAATAAAGAGAAGAATCGGCGCCAGAACAAGGGCTAGGCCAAACCCTGCTGTCCCACGAACAAGGGCAGCGATGAGAACCGCGGCCAGGGCGAGAAACCACTGAAGGCTGAAGATATCCAGAGAATGCATGGTGTCTGTTTCACATTCAGGCTATAAGCTTATGGTTGTACTGAATGATAACACAAATGACCGGGTTCGCACTTGTGGGGTCAGGATAGTCCGGGTATAACGGTATGCAATTTGAAAGCGAAGAAATAGGAGGGAGAGGGCTGGGCAGGCGCTATGGGGACTGTTCTTTTTCCCCGGTAAGTTGGTCTATCTCGTGGGTGGCAGTCTCACTCAACACCGGGTCACTGGTCATGGTAATGAACTTCTCGAAATCTGCTATTGCCTCGTCCTTCATTCCCATGTCCTTGTAGGCAAGAGCACGGTGGAAGAATGCCAGGGCCCGGTTAGGGTTGATTTCCAGGGCCTTGTTGCTGTCGGCCACTGCAAGGTGCGATTTGCCGAGACCGATGTAGGCTCCAGCCCGGTTGATATACGCCTCGGCGATGCTGCGGTCAATCTCAATAGCCCTTGCACAGTCGGCTACAGCCAGTTCATACTTACCCTGGGCGTTGTAGGCGTAGGCGCGATTGGTGTAAGCAAGAGCCAGTTCTGAATCAAGAGAGATGGCTTTGGTGCAGTCGGCTATGGACTGGTCATACTTCTCCAGGCTGGCATAGGCAGCCGCTCGGTTGATGTAGGCCCTGGCCATGGCGGGGTCGACATCGATGGCCAAGGTATACTCACTTACTGCCTCTTCAAAGCGCCCTTTAGCAGCCATTTCATAAGCCCGGTCAAAATACCACACTGCGGAACCTTCCGGTGGAGCCGAGCAGCTTGTGAGTATGCCCATAATAACAAGCGACATTACCATGAAGAGGATGATGCCGCGTTGAATCATTATTGACCTCTCTGTGAACAAGTCAGTATCAGTGTCTACGGTACTGAAACGATAACATTACCAGTCGGGAGTGTCAACCTTGACTGAGCCTGCGGAACGGTGCTGTTGATGGTTATTACTTAACGGGAGTGAGCTACTTACGTGAGGAACCCTGTCTCCTGATTATCAGGTAGTATATCGGTAAGGCGATAATGACGACACCGGCACCGGGGGTTATCCACCACCAGGCGAAAGTCGAAGTCTTCACGAAGTGAGCGTTTACCTCCCGGACCGAGTTCATAGCCAGGGTGACCGGGTTGTCCCGGCCGGAAATATCACCGCTCCAGTGACTGAACCGATATCCCTCGTCGGCATTGGCATTTAGTGTGACTTGTGTTCCCATAGCGTAGCCTTCTCCGGTACCGGGTTGCGGTTCCACGGTAACCTCGCCGCCAGTATTTGTGTCGACTTGGACCGTCAGGGCATAGGTTGCCATTGAAAAAACGGCGGTGACGCTCTTAGTGCAACTCATCGTGAGCTCGACCGTTTCATTGTTACCACTAGCGGAACCGACCCAGTTGACCAACCGGTAACCGGGTGCCGGTATTGCCTTGAGACTCACGGAGTAGTCGGCCGAATAAGTGTAATCCATAGGGTATTCGTCCGGTACCAGCGATTCCACCTGGATATCGCCGCCTTCTGCCGGGCTGACATCGACCGTCAGCCTGAATGACTGCCCCGGTCAGCCAGCTTCAACTGGCCTGGCTGCCAGCAGCGTGGCCGCTACTAGCGGTATCACCAGGGCAATTATCAGACGCAGTGGCATACTTTTTAGTAATCCTGTCATAAGCGACATATTATCCTACAGCCATAGACAGTCATGCCCATCCGCACTCTAGAGAAGTCTCGCTGGCATGACTCTATATCCTGCGACTCCAAGCCTGATTGGGGCGAATGGTTCAATATTCCCCCCAATCACAGCTCTCTGCACCGCTATACTGTCTGTTCCAGACTAGGGCCCGGCCAGTTCGTAGAGCTGCCGGATGGCGAACTTGACATAATTATCACACTTATCACGCCATATCTCCGAGTCGCGGAACTTACGGTACCCTTCCGGCAATGAAAAATCAATACCCAGTAACTCACCGCAAGCTATTGAGCCAAACTCATCCAGGAATCTTGAGACGAAGAGTCTGGCATCACGACGAGCGGTCTCACGGGCCTCGTTAGCTCGTTCCTTATCACTGATAGGGCAGCGGTGGCGTAGTCCCAGACAGACCGCTGCTGCTGAAACGGCACCGCATGGAGCCTTTTGCTGTCCGGCGATGCCGCCGTTAAAGGCGGTGGATGCCCAGAGCACGTCCTCCGGACCAAGTTCTTCTGCTTCCCACATAACTTGCAGGACGCTGGGCCCTCAGTGAAAGCCTCCATGCATGTGCTCAAGCCCCCGCTCCAGGGCTTCTTCAAGTGACATCTTAAATGGCATTGCTTGTTACCCTCCCGCTTCGTTTCTTACTATTAATGCTTCCTGATAATCAGTACGCCGTGTGCTTATTGCTACAGTCCAAAGATACGGGCAGCATTGCCGCCGAGTATAGCATCTACTTCTTCTTCGGTAAAAGTAATGCCGTCAGCACCTCTGGTCGTGAGACCTTTGATAATCCCCACCCAATCCCGGTTGCTTACTATGGGTTCGAATACAGGACCATCGCTGGCAAAGAGCACTTGCTCCGGACCAAGGATATCCAGAATCTCCCGCAGGTAGCGGCGGAAAAGACCCGGCT of the Dehalococcoidales bacterium genome contains:
- a CDS encoding sulfite exporter TauE/SafE family protein, whose product is MHSLDIFSLQWFLALAAVLIAALVRGTAGFGLALVLAPILLFILEPKSVVVVSLILGVLSHIMVLGSSFRGLDLRRILSMIAGSLMGIPLGVLVITAISPSALKVLIGAVIVFFAVPLAIGFSRTFQREKPIAVVAGFLSGILNSSTSLGGPPVVLFMHNQKWPKEVIHPSLAAYFLVASLFTLLGLFIAGLVDIPLVVTAVSLAPAMLVGVGIGMLAFRKINEHFFRMLSIAIVFCSGILAILSGLGIFH
- a CDS encoding FAD-binding protein; the protein is MSYTPELQELIKAVEKTRPERIARKQRGEEFSAMSLEERDAILKKYHPDHQPTGRRALKVGPNKGYIVPDEFADIFEARSRVDPDIVDLSNPSIDTDVLIIGGGGAGTAAALLADEEGAQIVIATKLRHGDANTMMAEGGIQAASKTEKDSPYFHYLDVMGGGHFKCVPELVYTLVTQAPDVLQWLEKLGMMFDKYPDGRLNSMHGGGTSRKRMHSSGDITGAEIMRTIRDEARNRENITVMEFVPAVELLLDEHGHCAGALLYNLETEEYIVVRAKATILAAGGSGRLHIRGFMTTNHYGATADGLVMGYRAGVEVSFLHTVQYHPTGAVFPEQVEGLLITEKFRGAGANMVNIQGNQFVNEREPRDVESAAFIRECLERKLGVPTPAGRLGIWLDSPMIDALSGEGTVEREFPGKSILFRRQGIDISKEPMLVYPTLHYQNGGLKIDSDCRTSIPGLLAAGEVTGGIHGENRLMGNSLLDVLVFGRIAGSNAATFARENAAKGKLTLDHVRDFHRELETAGAADSRVAPMLLPDYTDPEVRKKQLTSHYLGTLR
- a CDS encoding C-GCAxxG-C-C family protein → MPFKMSLEEALERGLEHMHGGFHUGPSVLQVMWEAEELGPEDVLWASTAFNGGIAGQQKAPCGAVSAAAVCLGLRHRCPISDKERANEARETARRDARLFVSRFLDEFGSIACGELLGIDFSLPEGYRKFRDSEIWRDKCDNYVKFAIRQLYELAGP
- a CDS encoding 4Fe-4S dicluster domain-containing protein; this encodes MSEIEDKRGRSEQSKSLPAGPRSTTGTGKLIPVYVMGKQYMVPETLTIMKAMEYAGFKFIRGCGCRGGICGACATVYRKEGEYKLRVGLACQTVVEPNMYLTQIPFYPANRARYDFSKLTSAPEEIYKLYPELFRCIACNLCTKACPMDVQMMDVISALKQGDIARAAMLSFSCIQCGLCASRCMGELPQYHIAQLARRIYGSKIVPRAEHLGRAVKAINEGRHEEWLRMLMKMSEEELHSRYQEREMEPPMAGEDWVPVNAEYL
- a CDS encoding tetratricopeptide repeat protein encodes the protein MIQRGIILFMVMSLVIMGILTSCSAPPEGSAVWYFDRAYEMAAKGRFEEAVSEYTLAIDVDPAMARAYINRAAAYASLEKYDQSIADCTKAISLDSELALAYTNRAYAYNAQGKYELAVADCARAIEIDRSIAEAYINRAGAYIGLGKSHLAVADSNKALEINPNRALAFFHRALAYKDMGMKDEAIADFEKFITMTSDPVLSETATHEIDQLTGEKEQSP
- a CDS encoding CoB--CoM heterodisulfide reductase iron-sulfur subunit A family protein; this encodes MGRGLKRIGVFVCHCGTNIAGTVDVPRVVEEISRYPGVVHAEDYMYMCSDPGQDLLRKQIRENALTGVIIASCTPTMHERTFRKAASLEGVNPYHVEIANIREQCSWPHVREKETATRKAIAIVRTTIEKLRLDMELTPSVTPLTKRALVIGGGIAGIQAALDIANGGHEVILVERDAAIGGHARQLAGTFPTLERTGCLIAPKLDEVAHHPLIKVYTCSDVEEVSGYIGNFTAQIRNRACFVDRGRCTACGLCLDRCPVSVPSEFDRGLSRRKAIEIPALGAVPFRPRIDATKCLHFNDGECSACQEICPAGAIDFADEDTFVDEAVGAIIAAPGYDLLPPDRTAAIPRDPDIIDGLQFERILSPTGPTGGEIRRPSDGRIPQEIVFISCVGSRDPENGVPYCSRVCCMYIAKQALLYRQSVPEGQAYIFYTDMRSDARDFEEFVQGAMNDSGILYLRGDTPTMLRDGDNIRILGVDTLAAKDIEISADLVVLARAIIPRAITKELGRTLNIASDEQGFLTEAHIKLRPVETLTAGIFLAGTAQWPRDIPDTITSASGAASKVLSLFSQGELLREPVVASVDEETCTGCGQCVSVCTYHAIEVDARTKVAIVNEALCEGCGACSVTCPSKAMQLKNWTHRQYFAMIDVAVR